Proteins encoded in a region of the Haloarchaeobius salinus genome:
- a CDS encoding hemolysin family protein, giving the protein MVDPIFSTARVLAALFLVVLNGFYVASEFAFVRVRSTSVEQLAEEGLAGSAALQDVMANLDDYLAATQLGITLASLGLGWIGEPAVAALIEPVLAPVLPSGIIHLVAFAIGFSIITFLHVVFGELAPKTIAIADAERVSLLLAPPMKFSYYLFKPGIVVFNGAANYFTSLLGVPPASETDETLEEREIRRVLMRSREAGHVETAEVDMIERVFDLDDTTVREVMVPRPDVVSIPADMSLSDLRATVLDAEHTRYPVVDADDPDQVVGYVDVKDLLRATESDLASATAGDLARDVVVVPETTSVSDLLLQFREEHRQMAAVIDEWGVLEGIATVEDVVEAIVGDLRDEFDAEIREHSVRPHDDGTYDADGSVSLSDVNEELGTEFESDGFETLGGFVLERLDRIPEVGDTVDAGEYVLEVTGVDGARISTVRIRSVDAEGEREQDEDADGTTD; this is encoded by the coding sequence ATGGTAGACCCCATCTTCTCCACGGCGCGTGTCCTCGCCGCACTGTTCCTCGTCGTCCTGAACGGGTTCTACGTCGCCTCGGAGTTCGCCTTCGTCAGGGTCCGCTCCACCTCGGTCGAGCAGCTCGCCGAGGAGGGCCTGGCCGGCTCCGCGGCTCTCCAGGACGTGATGGCGAACCTCGACGACTACCTCGCCGCGACGCAACTCGGTATCACGCTCGCCTCGCTCGGCCTCGGCTGGATCGGCGAGCCCGCCGTCGCCGCGCTCATCGAACCGGTGCTGGCACCGGTGCTCCCCTCGGGAATCATCCACCTGGTGGCGTTCGCGATCGGGTTCAGCATCATCACGTTCCTCCACGTCGTCTTCGGCGAGCTCGCCCCGAAGACCATCGCCATCGCCGACGCCGAGCGCGTCTCCCTGCTGCTCGCGCCGCCGATGAAGTTCTCGTACTACCTGTTCAAGCCCGGCATCGTCGTGTTCAACGGTGCCGCCAACTACTTCACGAGCCTCCTCGGGGTGCCGCCGGCCTCGGAGACCGACGAGACGCTCGAGGAGCGCGAGATCCGTCGCGTGCTGATGCGCTCGCGGGAGGCGGGCCACGTCGAGACGGCCGAGGTCGACATGATCGAGCGCGTCTTCGACCTCGACGACACCACAGTTCGCGAGGTGATGGTGCCACGACCCGACGTGGTGAGCATCCCGGCCGACATGTCGTTGTCCGACCTCCGCGCGACCGTCCTCGACGCCGAGCACACACGCTACCCCGTCGTCGACGCGGACGACCCGGACCAGGTGGTCGGCTACGTCGACGTGAAGGACCTCCTCCGCGCCACCGAGTCCGACCTCGCGTCGGCGACGGCCGGCGACCTCGCCCGCGACGTCGTCGTCGTCCCCGAGACGACGTCCGTCAGCGACCTCCTCCTGCAGTTCCGCGAGGAGCACCGCCAGATGGCCGCCGTCATCGACGAGTGGGGCGTCCTCGAGGGCATCGCGACCGTCGAGGACGTCGTCGAGGCCATCGTCGGCGACCTGCGCGACGAGTTCGACGCCGAGATCCGCGAGCACTCCGTCCGCCCGCACGACGACGGCACCTACGACGCCGACGGCTCGGTCTCCCTCTCCGACGTCAACGAGGAACTCGGCACCGAGTTCGAGAGCGACGGGTTCGAGACGCTCGGTGGCTTCGTGCTGGAGCGCCTCGACCGCATCCCCGAGGTCGGCGACACCGTCGACGCCGGCGAGTACGTCCTCGAGGTGACCGGTGTCGACGGCGCACGCATCTCGACGGTCCGGATCCGAAGCGTGGACGCGGAAGGCGAGCGCGAGCAGGACGAGGACGCGGACGGGACGACGGACTAG
- a CDS encoding PAS domain S-box protein, protein MTGPGLTADQARRDLYEIMQTEADFEAKARGALDLGKRYLRVDNAHLTRIHPEAEYWEAIASTDPSDGEFPTGLVLDYNTTYCRHVLDGGDSVALHDVPSQGWTAGPAFEEHGLHCYHGTPIQVDGEPYGTVCFVSESPRDAPFTDEETLFAELVARLLEHELQRQRHEVETTRRSNSITILSRVLRHNLRNEMTVVRGRIGELADQLDDDSYPSTDLFDSIDRIIDLSDKARKLETVVFTDYDRELVALEPILDRIRTAVGLDYPDATITTDVPEGLSADLKPSFELAVTELVENAADHSGPDARVAIHAEATDGGVTLQVSDDGPGLPEQEQAVLSEGVETPLVHGSGLGLWMAYWVVTTHDGTISATVTDEGTTVTISVPRVTSETSRATGEVAALQRGLDRFEAVFEESFDAMLILDDDRRVIDANDHAADLLDLSKSALLGRSIDEFVAQTSDVDALWTALQAEGQQEGRLPVHRPDGPELVAEYSATADVLPGQHLIVGRDVTDRIERERERERMNQRLTLALEGTDTGIWEWDLETDEVTWTESMERLFGVTPGTFEGTFEAFADRVHPEDLPAVEAAIERAIETGEQFQTEYRVLRDDGEQLWVDARGELFEGDDAGHRRFLGIVTDITERKERERSLRTRTRAIDDAPIGVAISDPGQEDNPMVYVNEQFCELTGYDESAILGRNCRFMQGEETNPDAVERIRSAIDGGEPVSEVLRNYRADGTMFWNQVTVAPVEDEHGEIVNWVGFQQDVTDRIERERELQETTSRLEAVVEASPEPILTVDAAGVVQLWNEAAEAVFGYPAEDVVGESLVEVGLHRGSRQSEVVARLQRVLAGEQLDAFDVERTTSDGDRVRLRLSTAPLLDADGTVTGVMAVAKVLSDRAQRLELAETVFENTQDALFLIDVRAGDDFVVERVNQVYETVTGLSNEEIVGKRPREIVGDETGAAIEERYRECVRRRETIQYLEDIPVDGESRQWETKLTPVVDDGTVEKLVGAMRDVTDE, encoded by the coding sequence ATGACTGGACCGGGGCTCACGGCCGACCAGGCCCGCCGGGACCTCTACGAGATCATGCAGACCGAGGCCGACTTCGAAGCCAAAGCTCGGGGGGCACTCGACCTCGGGAAGCGCTATCTCCGGGTGGACAACGCCCACCTCACGCGCATCCATCCCGAGGCGGAGTACTGGGAGGCCATCGCCAGCACCGACCCGTCCGACGGCGAGTTCCCGACCGGGCTGGTGCTGGACTACAACACCACCTACTGCCGGCACGTCCTCGACGGTGGGGACTCCGTCGCCCTGCACGACGTGCCCTCCCAGGGGTGGACCGCCGGCCCCGCTTTCGAGGAGCACGGTCTGCACTGCTATCACGGCACCCCCATCCAGGTCGATGGCGAGCCGTACGGTACGGTCTGTTTCGTCTCCGAGTCACCGCGCGACGCTCCCTTCACCGACGAGGAGACCCTGTTCGCCGAGCTGGTCGCCCGGCTGCTGGAACACGAGCTCCAACGCCAGCGCCACGAGGTCGAGACCACCCGGCGCTCGAACTCCATCACCATCCTCAGCCGGGTGCTGCGACACAACCTCCGCAACGAGATGACCGTCGTCCGTGGCCGCATCGGCGAGCTCGCCGACCAGCTCGACGACGATAGCTACCCCTCGACCGACCTGTTCGACAGCATCGACCGCATCATCGACCTCAGCGACAAGGCCCGCAAGCTCGAGACCGTCGTCTTCACCGACTACGACCGCGAACTCGTCGCCCTCGAACCGATCCTCGACCGCATCCGGACCGCGGTCGGCCTCGATTACCCCGACGCCACCATCACCACGGACGTCCCCGAGGGGCTCTCGGCGGACCTGAAACCGAGTTTCGAACTCGCCGTCACCGAACTCGTCGAGAACGCCGCCGACCACAGCGGTCCCGACGCCCGCGTCGCCATCCACGCCGAGGCAACCGACGGCGGCGTGACCCTGCAGGTGAGCGACGACGGCCCCGGCCTCCCCGAACAGGAGCAGGCCGTCCTCTCGGAGGGCGTCGAGACGCCGCTTGTCCACGGCAGCGGTCTGGGCCTGTGGATGGCGTACTGGGTCGTCACCACCCACGACGGCACCATCAGCGCCACCGTCACCGACGAGGGTACCACCGTCACCATCTCGGTCCCCCGCGTCACGAGCGAGACGAGCCGGGCCACCGGCGAGGTCGCCGCCCTCCAGCGGGGCCTCGACCGCTTCGAGGCCGTCTTCGAGGAGTCGTTCGACGCGATGCTCATCCTCGACGACGACCGCCGGGTGATCGACGCCAACGACCACGCCGCCGACCTGCTCGACCTCTCGAAATCGGCGCTCCTCGGTCGGTCCATCGACGAGTTCGTGGCCCAGACATCCGACGTCGACGCCCTCTGGACGGCCCTGCAGGCCGAGGGTCAGCAGGAAGGTCGGCTCCCGGTCCACCGCCCGGACGGGCCCGAACTCGTCGCCGAGTACTCCGCGACGGCGGACGTCCTGCCCGGCCAGCATCTGATCGTCGGCCGGGACGTCACCGACCGCATCGAGCGCGAACGCGAGCGTGAACGGATGAACCAGCGACTCACCCTCGCGCTCGAAGGGACTGACACGGGCATCTGGGAGTGGGACCTGGAGACCGACGAGGTGACCTGGACCGAATCGATGGAGCGCCTGTTCGGGGTCACCCCCGGCACGTTCGAGGGGACGTTCGAGGCGTTCGCCGACCGGGTCCACCCCGAGGACCTCCCGGCGGTGGAGGCGGCCATCGAACGGGCGATCGAGACCGGCGAGCAGTTCCAGACGGAGTACCGGGTCCTGCGCGACGACGGCGAGCAGCTCTGGGTGGACGCCCGCGGCGAACTGTTCGAGGGCGACGACGCCGGCCACCGGCGGTTCCTCGGCATCGTCACCGACATCACCGAGCGCAAGGAGCGCGAGCGTTCCCTCCGGACTCGAACGCGGGCGATCGACGACGCCCCGATCGGGGTCGCCATCTCGGACCCGGGACAGGAGGACAACCCGATGGTGTACGTCAACGAGCAGTTCTGTGAGCTCACCGGCTACGACGAGTCGGCGATCCTGGGCCGGAACTGCCGGTTCATGCAGGGCGAGGAGACCAACCCCGACGCGGTCGAGCGGATACGGTCGGCGATCGACGGTGGCGAGCCGGTCTCGGAGGTGCTGCGGAACTACCGGGCCGACGGCACGATGTTCTGGAACCAGGTGACGGTCGCCCCCGTCGAGGACGAGCACGGCGAGATCGTCAACTGGGTCGGCTTCCAGCAGGACGTCACCGACCGCATCGAGCGTGAACGGGAGCTACAGGAGACGACCAGCCGTCTGGAGGCAGTCGTCGAGGCCTCCCCCGAGCCGATCCTCACCGTGGATGCAGCGGGGGTCGTCCAGTTGTGGAACGAGGCGGCGGAGGCGGTGTTCGGCTACCCCGCCGAGGACGTGGTCGGCGAGTCACTCGTGGAGGTCGGACTCCACCGCGGCTCCCGACAATCTGAGGTCGTCGCTCGGCTCCAGCGGGTGCTGGCGGGCGAGCAACTCGACGCGTTCGACGTCGAACGGACGACCAGCGACGGCGACCGGGTTCGCCTCCGGCTCTCGACGGCCCCGCTGCTGGACGCCGACGGCACGGTCACCGGCGTGATGGCCGTCGCCAAAGTCCTCTCCGACCGTGCGCAACGGCTGGAACTCGCCGAGACCGTCTTCGAGAACACCCAGGACGCGCTGTTCCTCATCGACGTACGCGCTGGCGATGACTTCGTCGTCGAGCGCGTCAACCAGGTCTACGAGACGGTGACCGGCCTCTCGAACGAGGAGATCGTCGGTAAACGTCCCAGAGAGATCGTCGGCGACGAGACCGGCGCGGCCATCGAGGAACGGTACCGTGAGTGCGTCCGGCGCCGGGAGACGATCCAGTACCTCGAAGACATCCCCGTCGATGGCGAGTCCAGACAGTGGGAGACGAAGCTCACTCCCGTCGTCGACGATGGGACCGTCGAGAAACTGGTCGGGGCCATGCGAGACGTCACCGACGAGTAG
- a CDS encoding DUF1059 domain-containing protein has product MTQAHRLDCEAAAADCRFIVQSEDESEAVELAKNHMHDVHGKDYTEDELRSEHLQTVS; this is encoded by the coding sequence ATGACACAAGCACACAGGCTGGACTGTGAGGCGGCGGCGGCCGACTGCCGGTTCATCGTCCAGTCGGAGGACGAATCCGAGGCGGTCGAACTGGCGAAGAACCACATGCACGACGTCCACGGGAAGGACTACACGGAGGACGAACTCCGGAGCGAGCACCTGCAGACCGTCTCGTGA
- a CDS encoding S66 family peptidase, which produces MHGIVPPAVEPGDEVAVLAPSRRLPASVVDRGVERLRTFDMSPRLYPSVLADAQLSPAERAAEVHEAFESDASAGFAVTGGEDQLRLLRHLDPDRLRANPTRFFGISDNTILHLALSAAGVVSYYGCQFVPGLALDTELPGYTDRYLRRALFDETLGAVEPADEWTDDYFDFDTDAPREWEPNPGWTWAFPSDEPVSGPLWGGCVVVLEHFLAVDRFVPEPTEGFVLALETSELLPDPYTVQSVLRCLGERGFLERAAGVVVGRPKTRHREARSDAARREYRETQRAAITETCRTYQPDVPILFDLDFGHTDPQLPVPIGGHVELDPVAASVAFAGGR; this is translated from the coding sequence ATGCACGGTATCGTCCCACCCGCCGTCGAGCCCGGCGACGAGGTCGCGGTGCTGGCCCCGTCGCGACGACTGCCCGCCTCGGTCGTCGACCGTGGCGTCGAGCGCCTCCGCACGTTCGACATGTCGCCGCGCCTGTACCCGAGCGTCCTCGCCGACGCGCAGCTGTCGCCCGCGGAGCGCGCCGCCGAGGTCCACGAGGCGTTCGAGTCCGACGCGAGTGCCGGCTTCGCGGTGACCGGCGGCGAGGACCAGCTGCGGCTGCTCCGCCACCTCGACCCCGACCGCCTGCGGGCGAACCCGACCCGGTTCTTCGGCATCAGCGACAACACCATCCTCCACCTCGCGCTCTCGGCCGCCGGCGTCGTCTCGTACTACGGCTGCCAGTTCGTCCCCGGCCTCGCGCTGGATACGGAACTTCCCGGATACACCGACCGGTACCTCCGTCGCGCGCTGTTCGACGAGACGCTCGGCGCGGTCGAACCAGCCGACGAGTGGACGGACGACTACTTCGACTTCGACACCGACGCGCCCCGGGAGTGGGAGCCGAACCCCGGCTGGACGTGGGCGTTCCCGTCCGACGAGCCGGTCTCGGGTCCGCTCTGGGGTGGCTGCGTGGTCGTGCTGGAGCACTTCCTGGCCGTCGACCGGTTCGTCCCCGAGCCCACCGAGGGGTTCGTCCTCGCGCTGGAGACCTCCGAGCTCCTGCCCGACCCCTACACCGTGCAGTCCGTGCTGCGCTGTCTCGGCGAACGTGGGTTCCTGGAGCGGGCCGCCGGGGTGGTGGTCGGCCGCCCGAAGACCAGACACCGGGAGGCCCGGAGCGACGCGGCGCGGCGGGAGTACCGCGAGACACAGCGCGCGGCCATCACGGAGACCTGCCGGACGTACCAGCCCGACGTGCCCATCCTGTTCGACCTCGACTTCGGCCACACCGACCCCCAGCTCCCGGTCCCCATCGGCGGGCACGTCGAGCTCGACCCGGTCGCGGCGTCGGTCGCGTTCGCCGGGGGGCGCTGA
- a CDS encoding GNAT family N-acetyltransferase, which yields MPGAAFLADDRVTLRTVERDDCAFITEHRNRERVRRPFAWPYPANEAEMTEYFENVICDDDSVHLLICDDDEPVGFVSVSVEDERTRWGDLGVWVVPEQWGEGYATAAAELVIDYSFTERNLHRLLARPLATNESSARVWEKLGFTHEGTLREQEFDGGEYVDMHYYGLLEDEWLDGDG from the coding sequence ATGCCAGGAGCCGCCTTCCTCGCCGACGACCGCGTCACCCTCCGGACCGTCGAGCGCGACGACTGCGCGTTCATCACCGAGCACCGGAACCGCGAGCGGGTCCGCCGCCCGTTCGCCTGGCCCTACCCCGCCAACGAGGCGGAGATGACCGAGTACTTCGAGAACGTCATCTGCGACGACGACTCGGTCCACCTGCTGATCTGCGACGACGACGAGCCCGTCGGCTTCGTCTCCGTCTCGGTCGAGGACGAACGCACGCGCTGGGGCGACCTCGGCGTCTGGGTCGTCCCGGAGCAGTGGGGCGAAGGCTACGCGACGGCCGCGGCCGAGCTCGTCATCGACTACTCGTTCACGGAGCGCAACCTTCACCGCCTCCTGGCCCGCCCGCTGGCGACGAACGAGTCCTCCGCCCGGGTCTGGGAGAAGCTCGGGTTCACCCACGAGGGCACCCTCCGCGAGCAGGAGTTCGACGGCGGCGAGTACGTCGACATGCACTACTACGGCCTGCTCGAAGACGAGTGGCTCGACGGCGACGGCTGA
- a CDS encoding GNAT family N-acetyltransferase produces MPGAAFLSGERVTLRTIEEEDLDLLNRNINDPRVRRPLTSADPSNSEQTRQFFENVVSDDDGVNLLICVEGDDGPEPVGDIALFKIQQRTRWGEIAISIAPEHWGNGYATEASELLVDYAFSERNLHRLQARVIEPNDASAGIWEKLGFTLEGTLRENQYYDGEYVGTRYYGLLEDEWRQ; encoded by the coding sequence ATGCCAGGAGCCGCCTTCCTCTCCGGCGAGCGCGTCACCCTCCGGACCATCGAGGAGGAGGACCTCGACCTGCTCAACCGGAACATCAACGACCCCCGCGTCCGACGGCCGCTCACCAGCGCCGACCCCTCCAACAGCGAGCAGACCCGCCAGTTCTTCGAGAACGTCGTCTCCGACGACGACGGCGTGAACCTGCTCATCTGCGTCGAGGGCGACGACGGCCCCGAACCCGTCGGTGACATCGCACTGTTCAAGATCCAGCAGCGCACCCGCTGGGGCGAGATCGCCATCAGCATCGCGCCCGAGCACTGGGGCAACGGCTACGCCACCGAGGCGAGCGAACTCCTCGTCGACTACGCGTTCTCCGAGCGCAACCTCCACCGGCTCCAGGCCCGCGTCATCGAGCCCAACGACGCCTCCGCGGGCATCTGGGAGAAGCTCGGGTTCACCCTCGAGGGCACCCTCCGCGAGAACCAGTATTACGACGGCGAGTACGTCGGCACCCGGTACTACGGGCTGCTGGAGGACGAGTGGAGACAGTAG
- a CDS encoding class I SAM-dependent methyltransferase has protein sequence MATEPQAEADSIDERKLNELVETSLIDLGATVHAALAIIGDELGLYAAMDEAGPLTAAELAAETDTAERYVLEWLRAQAAGGYVTYDPGTERYGLSPEQAYVLADEESPVFMPGAFQLVASVAKIEPDLREAFRTGEGIGWHEHDEDVFHGTERFFGPSYGANLLDWIEALDGVDEALTAGGRIVDVGCGHGAPTIRMAEAYPDSTVVGIDYHASSVAVARERAETAGVADRVDFEVATAREYGGTDYDLVTMFNCFHDMGDPVGVAAHVRETLADDGSWMIVEPYAEDRVADNLTPFGRLAYSISTVACTPNSLSQEVGYGLGAQAGEERTREVVTEGGFDEFRRVAETPTTLVFEATP, from the coding sequence ATGGCAACAGAGCCCCAGGCGGAGGCGGACTCGATCGACGAACGGAAACTGAACGAACTCGTGGAGACGTCGCTCATCGACCTCGGTGCGACGGTCCACGCCGCCCTGGCCATCATCGGCGACGAGCTCGGGCTCTACGCGGCGATGGACGAGGCCGGGCCACTCACCGCCGCCGAGTTGGCCGCGGAGACGGACACCGCGGAACGCTACGTCCTCGAGTGGCTCCGCGCGCAGGCCGCCGGCGGGTACGTGACCTACGACCCCGGGACGGAGCGCTACGGGCTCTCGCCCGAGCAGGCGTACGTCCTGGCCGACGAGGAGAGCCCGGTGTTCATGCCGGGCGCGTTCCAGCTGGTCGCGTCGGTGGCGAAGATCGAGCCCGACCTCCGCGAGGCGTTCCGCACGGGGGAGGGCATCGGCTGGCACGAGCACGACGAGGACGTGTTCCACGGCACCGAGCGCTTCTTCGGCCCGTCCTACGGGGCGAACCTGCTCGACTGGATCGAGGCGCTCGACGGGGTGGACGAGGCGCTGACTGCGGGCGGACGCATCGTCGACGTGGGATGTGGCCACGGCGCACCGACGATCCGCATGGCCGAGGCGTACCCCGACTCGACGGTCGTCGGCATCGACTACCACGCATCGTCAGTCGCCGTGGCCCGCGAACGGGCGGAGACTGCGGGCGTCGCCGACCGGGTCGACTTCGAGGTCGCGACGGCCAGGGAGTACGGCGGCACCGACTACGACCTCGTGACGATGTTCAACTGCTTCCACGACATGGGCGACCCCGTCGGTGTGGCGGCGCACGTCCGGGAGACCCTCGCCGACGACGGCTCGTGGATGATCGTCGAACCCTACGCGGAGGACCGCGTCGCGGACAACCTCACTCCGTTCGGCCGCCTCGCGTACTCGATCTCGACGGTGGCCTGCACGCCGAACTCGCTCAGCCAGGAGGTCGGCTACGGGCTCGGTGCCCAGGCGGGCGAGGAACGGACCCGCGAGGTCGTCACCGAGGGCGGGTTCGACGAGTTCCGGCGGGTGGCCGAGACCCCGACGACGCTGGTCTTCGAGGCGACGCCCTGA
- a CDS encoding GNAT family N-acetyltransferase produces the protein MPGPIFETGERVTLRTTEDEDAEFLATHSNDPRIRNPMTLVGPTNLDEQREHIGSDGDGAQFLVCVEGDDTGYDERFVEDGVEPIGFVMFFHVNERAGNGEVAYWLSPAAHGEGYSTEAVSLVLDYAFGSRRLHRMEARALSTNEASRGLLESLGFREEGVSRDAKFVRGEYVDVHDYGLLADEWFDGDD, from the coding sequence ATGCCCGGTCCCATCTTCGAGACTGGCGAACGCGTCACCCTCCGAACCACCGAGGACGAGGATGCGGAGTTCCTCGCCACACACTCGAACGACCCGCGCATCCGCAACCCGATGACGCTCGTCGGTCCGACGAACCTCGACGAGCAGCGCGAGCACATCGGCAGTGACGGCGACGGCGCGCAGTTCCTCGTCTGCGTCGAGGGCGACGACACCGGCTACGACGAGCGATTCGTCGAGGACGGCGTCGAGCCCATCGGCTTCGTGATGTTCTTCCACGTGAACGAGCGCGCCGGCAACGGCGAGGTCGCGTACTGGCTCTCCCCGGCGGCCCACGGCGAGGGCTACTCGACGGAGGCCGTCTCGCTCGTGCTCGACTACGCGTTCGGCAGCCGCCGCCTCCACCGGATGGAGGCCCGCGCACTGTCGACGAACGAGGCCTCGCGTGGCCTGCTCGAGTCGCTCGGCTTCCGCGAGGAGGGCGTCTCCCGCGACGCGAAGTTCGTCCGCGGCGAGTACGTCGACGTCCACGACTACGGACTCCTCGCCGACGAGTGGTTCGACGGCGACGACTGA
- a CDS encoding type II toxin-antitoxin system VapC family toxin: MSVFVDTGVFYAQHDSDANRHEPAVDAMRRLASGEFGRIFTSDYVYDESVTLTRQRSGNHSAARTLGERIRGTGEFPKLVELLHVTEAEFEATVELFDRYEDQSLSFTDANTVAVVERRNIDHVLSFDDDFDGLVERLQPSEL, translated from the coding sequence ATGAGCGTCTTCGTCGACACGGGCGTCTTTTACGCCCAGCACGACAGCGACGCGAACCGCCACGAACCCGCTGTCGACGCAATGCGGCGGCTCGCGTCCGGCGAGTTCGGTCGCATCTTCACCAGCGACTACGTCTACGACGAGTCGGTTACGCTAACGAGACAACGGTCCGGAAACCACAGCGCAGCGCGGACGCTGGGCGAGCGTATCCGTGGCACCGGTGAGTTCCCGAAACTGGTCGAGCTACTCCACGTCACCGAAGCTGAGTTCGAGGCCACGGTCGAACTGTTCGACCGGTACGAAGACCAGTCGCTGAGTTTCACGGACGCCAACACGGTTGCGGTAGTGGAGCGTCGTAATATCGACCACGTCCTCTCGTTCGACGACGATTTCGACGGTCTCGTCGAGCGACTACAGCCGAGTGAGCTGTGA
- a CDS encoding methyltransferase, translating to MATLPVHSWSKSRFDERTSLHVADSFADDELPAADVYVLVHILNDRGLDDKRAVLAKVSEAVDPG from the coding sequence GTGGCCACCCTTCCGGTCCACTCCTGGTCGAAGAGCCGGTTCGACGAACGGACCTCCCTCCATGTTGCTGATTCCTTCGCCGACGACGAACTGCCGGCTGCGGATGTCTACGTCCTCGTCCACATCCTCAACGATCGGGGACTCGACGACAAGCGGGCGGTTCTCGCGAAGGTGTCGGAGGCCGTCGATCCCGGCTGA
- a CDS encoding DUF6517 family protein yields the protein MSYDRGRPSEGHWGTINRRQLLAALAGVTAGAAAGCTEVVSREFEAGTVGLTEEAREELVLAETARDSETTTRELEEVDIEGTADTVEATITSHTAAYGRAAAWEDGVLDGTGPLGTPLGRFIEHVNGGRISDSAGVTTASRLGIDELTLTFVEGEPTVSSDGVSMVVPAGVRGDDEGELATPFDDILLLMYPPESAPELTQEMVLPSGFVVDAGDFFPGGTWSMDGDWATGNAGRWLPPTEDRIAEELSPDSPVVLALGDNTPEEVFGIPAEELPGERIEEGDSFTGNNPFLVAGPGSVFRATGNNPFTPEELLEVSNPAPSNGATYGVGVLSTPVAEVGGQSANPVATMGVAELLTGEHGSVMWSDAPTMWSDAPTASEIEWLAGPIPVSDVPDGTAFDADSPDGTTVLDREADLRSFLGVVSGEDGPWGVGVHVARVEREHDDGTDVVVAAGTHRWPVASADAMDRLRDPDDDRFTGILGSIFVEARTLTAATGERLVHDFSASS from the coding sequence ATGTCGTACGACAGAGGACGCCCTTCGGAAGGTCACTGGGGAACGATCAACAGACGGCAGCTGCTCGCGGCGCTGGCCGGGGTGACCGCCGGCGCCGCAGCCGGCTGCACGGAGGTGGTGTCCCGCGAGTTCGAGGCCGGGACAGTCGGGCTGACGGAGGAGGCCCGCGAGGAGTTGGTGCTGGCGGAGACTGCCCGCGACTCCGAGACCACGACCCGCGAACTCGAGGAGGTCGATATCGAGGGGACCGCTGATACGGTCGAAGCCACCATCACCAGCCACACGGCGGCGTACGGTCGGGCCGCCGCCTGGGAGGACGGGGTTCTCGACGGGACCGGTCCGCTGGGGACACCGCTAGGTCGGTTCATCGAGCACGTGAACGGCGGTCGAATCAGCGACAGCGCCGGCGTCACCACCGCCAGTCGCCTCGGTATCGACGAGCTGACGCTCACGTTCGTCGAGGGCGAGCCGACGGTCAGCAGCGACGGGGTCAGCATGGTCGTCCCAGCAGGGGTGCGCGGGGACGACGAGGGCGAACTGGCGACACCGTTCGACGATATCCTGCTCCTGATGTATCCTCCCGAATCCGCTCCGGAGTTGACGCAGGAGATGGTCCTTCCCAGCGGGTTCGTCGTCGACGCAGGTGACTTCTTCCCGGGGGGCACGTGGAGCATGGACGGTGACTGGGCTACCGGGAACGCGGGGCGGTGGCTTCCCCCCACCGAGGACCGTATCGCGGAGGAACTCTCCCCGGACAGCCCGGTGGTGCTCGCGCTGGGCGACAACACGCCGGAGGAGGTCTTCGGCATCCCCGCCGAGGAGCTGCCGGGGGAGCGGATCGAGGAGGGGGACTCGTTCACGGGCAACAACCCATTCCTGGTGGCGGGCCCCGGTAGCGTGTTCAGGGCGACCGGGAACAACCCGTTCACTCCAGAGGAGCTCCTCGAGGTGAGCAATCCGGCTCCCTCGAACGGTGCGACGTACGGGGTCGGGGTGTTGTCGACGCCGGTGGCCGAGGTGGGGGGCCAGTCCGCCAACCCGGTGGCCACCATGGGCGTCGCGGAACTGCTCACCGGCGAACACGGGAGCGTGATGTGGTCCGACGCACCCACCATGTGGTCCGACGCACCCACCGCTTCGGAGATCGAGTGGCTCGCTGGCCCGATCCCGGTCTCGGACGTCCCGGACGGGACAGCGTTCGACGCAGACTCGCCCGACGGCACGACCGTCCTCGACCGGGAGGCCGACCTGAGGAGTTTCCTGGGGGTGGTCAGCGGCGAGGACGGCCCGTGGGGCGTGGGCGTCCACGTGGCCCGCGTCGAGCGCGAGCACGACGACGGGACCGACGTGGTCGTCGCCGCCGGCACCCACCGCTGGCCGGTCGCCTCGGCGGACGCGATGGACAGGCTGCGCGACCCGGACGACGACCGGTTCACGGGCATCCTCGGGTCGATCTTCGTCGAGGCCCGGACCCTCACCGCGGCCACCGGCGAACGGTTGGTCCATGACTTCAGCGCTTCGAGCTGA